Proteins co-encoded in one Prunus persica cultivar Lovell chromosome G6, Prunus_persica_NCBIv2, whole genome shotgun sequence genomic window:
- the LOC18774776 gene encoding uncharacterized protein LOC18774776: MEFECSAPSLWREALSSYSSRIQSLNKPNLVSLDDFYRNALPSLLHQGNPSPFITTSELSDLMRWKLTRGKWRPRLLDFVSALDEAVVKSASQKAFQALPDISKAISELTVLKGLGPATASAVLAAYAPDVAPFMSDEAMVAALGNSKDYTLKQYLLFVNKLQEKAKELTAEWETFTPSDVERALWSGAVGAKLPSSQSDPDLKTDKTCLVQQSYYDDSSTHPKPMDLLAFWFLEIGEEEEPSINLKLLFRFMFINHGADKRFHEHYGLSQLF, encoded by the coding sequence ATGGAATTTGAGTGCTCTGCTCCGAGTCTCTGGAGAGAGGCCCTATCTTCTTACTCGTCTCGCATCCAATCACTCAACAAACCCAATTTGGTTTCTCTCGACGACTTTTACCGCAACGCGCTCCCTTCTCTCCTCCACCAAGGAAACCCTAGCCCCTTCATCACCACCTCCGAGCTCTCTGACCTCATGCGTTGGAAGCTCACACGTGGCAAATGGCGGCCGAGGCTGTTGGATTTCGTATCGGCTTTGGACGAGGCCGTGGTGAAATCGGCCTCCCAAAAGGCGTTTCAGGCTCTTCCTGATATCTCAAAGGCTATCTCTGAGCTCACGGTGCTCAAAGGACTGGGTCCCGCCACCGCCTCTGCCGTTCTGGCAGCTTACGCTCCTGACGTGGCGCCCTTCATGTCCGACGAGGCTATGGTTGCAGCTCTTGGCAACTCCAAAGACTATACACTCAAGCAGTACCTGTTATTCGTAAATAAGTTACAGGAGAAAGCGAAGGAACTGACTGCCGAATGGGAGACCTTCACGCCATCAGATGTAGAGAGGGCTTTGTGGAGTGGTGCTGTAGGGGCCAAGCTGCCATCTTCGCAATCAGATCCAGACCTCAAAACTGATAAAACTTGTCTTGTGCAGCAGAGCTACTACGACGATTCCAGCACGCACCCAAAGCCGATGGATCTCTTAGCTTTTTGGTTCTTGGAGATTGGGGAAGAAGAGGAGCCTTCAATCAATCTCAAGTTGCTCTTCAGGTTCATGTTCATCAATCATGGAGCAGACAAACGCTTTCACGAGCACTATGGTTTGTCTCAACTTTtctaa